CGGGTCCAGCGCCGCGTGTCCTGCCAGGCGGCGCTGACGTCCTCCTGGCAGGACACGTAAGCGGCGTAATCGGCAAGTACGAGAAACGGGTCCGCGTGCAGAAGATTGTCGACAAGCGGACGGAACATCTCGCGGTCCCCGCGCGAGAAGTGCCCGCCGGCGATCAGCTCCAGCGCTTCGTGCAACTCGTCGTTCGCGCTCACGTACTCGCTCGGACGGTAGTCTGCGCGTTTGACGCGTTCCACGTCGTCCGCGGTCAGACCGAACAGGAAGAAGTTTTCGTCGCCGACTTCCTCGCGGATCTCGACATTGGCCCCGTCCAGCGTGCCGATGGTCAGCGCGCCGTTCATCATGAACTTCATGTTGCCGGTGCCCGAGGCCTCCTTGCCGGCAGTCGAAATCTGCTCGGACAGGTCGGCGGCCGGATAGATGAAATGCGCGTTCTTCACATTGAAATCCGGATAGAACACTACCTTCAGCCGCCCGTCCACCACCGGGTCGTTATTGACGACCTCAGCGATGCCGTTGATCAGACGAATGATGAGCTTGGCCATCGCATAGCCGGGCGCGGCCTTGCCGCCGAACACGAAGCAGCGCGGCGTCAGCGCGAGCTGCGGATTGCGCCGTAAGCGCAGATAGAGCGTAACGATGAAGAGCGCGTTCAGGTGTTGCCGCTTGTATTCGTGGATACGCTTGACCTGTATGTCGAACAGCGCCGCCGGGTCGACGACGATGCCAGTCGCGCTGCGGATACGCGCGGCGAGGGCGTCCTTGTTCACCTGCTTTACGCGGCGCCAGCGGTCCTGAAACGCTGCGTCGTCGGCGTGTTCATCGAGTTTGCGCAGCCTGGCGAGATCGGTCGCCCAGCCTTCGCCGATTGTTTCGTCCAGCAGTGTTGCAAGGCCCGGATTGCTGAGCATCATGAAACGTCGCGGTGTGACGCCGTTGGTCACGTTGTGGAACCGTTCGGGCCACAGTTCGGCGAAATCCCGCATCACGGTTTGCTCGAGAAGTTGCGAGTGGAGCGCGGCCACGCCGTTGATTGCGTGGCTGCCGACCGTCGCCAGATGCGCCATACGCACGCGCTTTGCACCGCTCTCATCGATCAGCGACATTCGCGCGATACGTGCGTCATCGCCGGGGTAGCGTTGCCGGACCTCATCGAGGAAGCGGCGGTTGATCTCGTAGATAATTTCGAGCAGCCGCGGCAGCAAGTCCTGAAACAGCGGCAGCGCCCACGTTTCGAGCGCTTCGGGCAACAGCGTGTGATTCGTATAGGCGAGTGCGCGTCGTGTGATCTCCCAGGCCTCGTCCCACGGCACTTGCCGCTCGTCCACCAGCAGACGCATCAGTTCGGCGACGGCAATCGACGGATGCGTGTCGTTGAGTTGCGCGGTGAACATGTCCGCCAAGCGGCCGATCGGTTCACCTTTGAGCGCGAGCAGGCGCAGCATGTCCTGCAGCGAGCATGAGACGAAGAAATATTGCTGCGCAAGCCGCAAGCGCTTGCCGGCTTCCGGCTCGTCATTCGGATAGAGCACCTTCGACAGCGTTTCAGACCTCACCTTTTCGTGCACGGCCTCGTAGTAATCGCCGGCGTTGAAGTCATGCAGGTCGAACGACTCGACTGCCTCGCTCTTCCAGAGCCTTAGCGTGTTGCATGTGTTGACGCGAAAGCCCGGCATCGGCGTATCGCAGGCTACGCCCTTGACCGTATAGGCCGGAATCCACCGCACGCAAAGCCGGCCCTGCGCGTCGGTACCGCTTTCCGTGCGGCCGCCGAAGTTCACGTAGAAGGCGACGTCCGGCCGCAGGATCTCCCAAGGGTTGCCCTTCTGCAGCCACTTATCGGTTACTTCCACCTGCCAGCCGTCGCGGATCTCCTGGTTGAAGATGCCGAATTCATAGCGGATGCCATAACCGATCGCCACAATTTCGAGGGTGGAAAGCGAGTCGAGATAGCAGGCTGCCAGACGTCCCAGGCCGCCGTTGCCAAGGCCCGGTTCCTCTTCGATCGCAACCAGGGCGTCCAGGTCAAGGCCGAGCGCGTGCAACGCATCGCGCGCGTTGCTCTCGATGCCCAGATTTATCAGGTTGTTGCCGAGTTGCGGCCCGATCAGGAACTCGGCGGACAGATAGCAGGCGACCTTCGCACCGCGTGCCACGTAGGCGTGCGTGGTGGCGACCCTGCGGGTCATCATCCGGTCACGCACCGCAAACGCGAGCGCCATGTACCAATCGTGCGGGGTCGCAATCTCTGGATATCGACCTTGCAGGCATGTCAGGTTGTCGACAATGTCGCGCTGCAGCGCCGCGACGCCAAGACCGCTGCGGGTGTGTTCCGCGCTGATCGGTGACTGCAGGGTAGGCGTGTCGTCCATGAGCTGTCCTTGGTTGTTGCTGTGATCGGGGCGCCTCGTTTAGAAGGGCCATACCCTGTCGGCAATCTTGAGCGTTCCGCGCCTTGCTTGTGCCTTATTGTTAAGGTGCGCAATGGCGAGACGCGCGTGAGGCGCGTCTCGCCACTTATCATCAGTGCCAGTCGTCCCTGCCCGCATCTGTGCCCGGCGTAAACGAAACTCCACGCAGCACTTCGCCGAACTTTGCAGAGCTGAGCGTGACAAAATGCGCATTAGCAGCAACTGCCGGACCGGTATTTTTCAGCTCATCCTGGATTGCAACGAGCTTGTTCGGATCTGCGCCGGTATCGCCGTTCCCGCTTACCGTTGACGTCGTCGCCCAGACCGTGACGGTGCCATCGCGGCCTACGTAACCGATCAGGTTACGCAGACCATCAGTCGCAGGCGACCATGGCAGTCCGGTCGCCGCGTTGCTGCCAAGCGGGTAGTTTCGCACCGTGTAAGGCTTGCCCAGGTCCAATCCGTTCTGCAACGTATAGGCCAGCACCCATGTCTTCGTGGTCGCATTGAATACCCATTTCTGAAGACCCGCGGTGGACTGCGCGGCCGCGTGCGTGAAGAGATCGGCGCCACCCGCATAACCGTCGCCTTCATCGGCCACATATAGCGTGTTGGCGTCGGCGAACCAGATACCGAACGGGTAACTGAGGGTTGTCGCGGTCTTGTTCGGAGTTGACGGGAAGCCGCTCAGGATGCACATGTTGCTTGGCAGGCCTGTCGTCTGGAGAGTCGAAGGATCATAGCCGAGCGGTGCACTTGGCAGCGCCGCCTTTGGCGAAGGCACGCCCGTGCCGCTCGGGCACGCGGTCCCGGTGGTATCGACGAAGTAGACGGTGTTGACGCCATTGCTGCCGCTACCCTTGGTTATGTAGACAACGTTATTGAAAACGGTCATTCCGCGAAAGTTGTCGTCCTTGCCGACCTTGTCGGCGGGTGCGCCCAATTGGGTGACCGAAAAGCTGGCAAGCGGACTTGGCGTGCCAGGAGCTTGCTGCGCTTCGGGCTGCATTGCCTCCACAATGTATTGCGAGCCTGCGCCGAGGATGACGCCGTTCGGCTGGGGATTGCCTCCATTTCCCGCATTGCCGCTTGTGTAGAAGAAGCGCTTTCCTCCGCGGTCGATCAAGATCGCGGCGCGGCCGTTGTTGCCGCTATAGGCATTCGTCTCGGTGAAGCTGAACTGTCCGTTGCGATCGACTTTGGCTACTGCACGGTAGAAGCTCTGTCCGTCGGGATTGGTCGGATCCACAACGCCTGGAGTGTTTGAATTCGACACGTCCAGCACATTGATCGGAGCCACATAGCCCATGAAGGTCAGGTACTTTCCGTCGTGTGAAAGGTGAAGCCCGAGTTCCGACTTTGAACTGAAGCTGGTTACCAACTGGTCTGCCGTGGTGCCCGCATTCATGACGCTCGGCACTTCGAGCGTACTGATCCGCCAGCCGGACGGCGCTAACTGGTCTAGAAAGATCTTCGACGTGATGCCGAAGCTCCCGTCATAAAGGACGTTGTTCCAAACGAACGGATAGGTGCCGTCGTTCGGCGCGCCGGTAGCTGCGCCGCACCCGCCGGTCGTTTGCGCGCAACCGGGTGGGAGGGTCGAGCCAACTTGCACGTTGGCCGAGCTGTTGTCATAGACGCTGCGACTGACAATTAGATTCCCCGGCTGAAATGCGGCGTTGTGTCCGCCGTCCGGCTCTTGCGCCACTACAGTGAGGCTGACGCTCAATGGAAGGAGCGCCAGCGCTGAGATGCCTCGCGCGAGGGAATATCGACGAGTCGGAAACGTGCGAAAAACTGGCTGCATGTCATTTCTCCGGGAAAGGGGGAGTGAAGTTACACCGCGCCCAACGCAAACAACTGCGTGACGTTAACAGCGGCGCGTGTAGGATTATTTACAGGCCCGAATAGAACCCATAGTGGTTTTCCCGTGGCAGGGTTCGGTGCCTGCGGGAATGGGCCTATCTCGTGGTGGTCGGCGCTCGAATGCATCCTGTGAGAGGCTGCTCAGACGCAGGCAGTTCACTTTGGTACGGAAGTGAACCCGTAAAGTTGGACAGTCGATAGTTAGGCGACAGAGGGATGGGACCCGTATTGAATAGGACTCAGCCCTTTCAGTTTGAGCTTGATACGCTGGTTCTGATGCAAATAGGCTCGGCGAAACCCGTGTTGACGAAACCTGTCTGAAGATTCCTTGCAAATGGGTTTATCTGTACCGGGCGGTAGATCGCGCCGGCCAGATGGTGGACTTCATGCTCAGGGCGAAGCGCGACGTGGCCGCGGCCAACGCCTTTTTCAACAAGGCAATCAAACATCAGGGACAGCCGCCGGAGCAGATCACGCTCGATGGGTATGCCGCCTCACACCGGGCGGTGCGTGAGATGAATGTGATGGTCGGCTTCAAACGGTTCAGGCGCTATTGAAAGAGCTGGAAGTGATACATGATGGCGCCTGTGTTACCGAGTGGCCGAAGTTGCTGCTCGACACATTGGACAGTGCCACGCTTTCATTTAGCAGGGTCGGCTGGTAGACCGTTGATCTTCTCAGGGGGCACGCTCATCCATACGCGCCGGGCCATCAGCATTGCTAATATTCCACCGCCTTGGTCGCTTCTTCTGAAGCGATCATCTTGTTCACGCGTAACGCGTACTGCCCATTGAAAATCCCGTAGCCGCATTCCATAACCGGCACGGAGTCAACTTTCGCGGTGACGTATTCCCCGAGGTTAATCGGGATCACATCGCCTGCACGCATGCTCAGGATCTTCTCGAACGTCGTCGGTATGTCGACAAGATCAACCGTCACCTCGAGTTCGGCAGCCTGCAATTGCGTGGCGAGCACGCGTCCCCATCGCCGGTCGACGTCAAGCGTCTCGCCTTGATGCGGTGAAAATAGCAAATCACGAATTGGCTCGATCATTGAGTACGGCAGGCAAACGTGCAGCGTTCCTCCGGTCGTACCAAACTCGATGGAAAACTCGGTGACAATGACGATCTCATTGGGTGTCGCAACGTTTGCGAATTGCGTATGCATTTCTGATCGAACGTACTCCAGGGTCAGGGGGCGTACGTTTATCCACGCCGCCATATAGTGTTCGAAAACAACGTCGAGCAGTTTGCCAATGATGCGTTGTTCAGTGGCGGTGAACTCGCGCCCCTCTACACGAACGTGAAACCGCCCGTCGCCACCAAACAAGTTATCTACCACGAAGAACACCAGATTCGGATCAAACACAAAGAGCGCGGTACCGCGCAGCGGTTTGACATGCACCAGATTCAGGTTGGTTGGAATGGGGAGGTTGCGCGTAAATGCGCTGTACTTTTGAACCTTGATCGCTCCGACTGAAATCTCTGCGGTGCGGCGCATCAAGTGAAAAATCCCACCACGCAGGAGACGGGCGAAGCGATCGTTGATAATTTCAAGACCTGCCATTCGACCGCGGACTATCCGTTCCTGCGCGGAGAGATTGTAAGGACGTGCGACGGACGAAGAGGTTTGCTCGACGACCATGTCGGTCTCGCCGGTGACGCCCTTCAGCAGCGCGTCGACCTCCGCCTGCGACATGAATTCTTCGTGGCCCATTGCTGCCCTTTGATTTGATTGGTCGCGTTTTTCTAAAGCGGGTACTTCGTCGTTTCGGGGAAAGGTGGTGTTTTGTGCAACATGCTCTTAATTACATGCGCTCCCGGTCCTCCATTTGCAACTTGAGCCAAGCTTAGCCCAGTGCAGGAATCGCAAGACCGCAAAGAGAGGCGCGATTGTGGCTTAGTTCGCCGGCTTGGCTGGCTGCGCGGGTGCGCTAGGAATGGGGAATCACCGATGAAGATTGAAATCGCCTTGTTTTTACGGCATCGGGATGCTCACGTTGCGCTTCGCCTGGCGCAGGAACTGGGTATGGCGGACAACCATACGTTGAACCTTCAAAGACGCCTCATAGGGAAAACGTGAGGCGTCTTATGAAAATCAAAAGTCAAGCTGCTGAACTGTGCGTCGTTAACACATATGAAGCAATGGCTAAACGACAGACGTCCGGACGGTGAAGTTCGAAGTTCGACCAACCCTTACGGACCGTATTGTCGACATTGCGAATTTCTACCTTGCGCATTCCATTCTCAGCCGAAGCAGAGAGCTGCGTTTTCAATCATATCGAAGCGTGCTCCGAACAATCGGTCATGCCGCACAGAATCGGGACGTATCAGATGAATAATTCCCAACATGATGTTGAGCAACGGACAAACCTGGCGGGGAACAACCGCTTCGAACTGCTCCTGTTCCGCCTTGGAGAGGCACCAAACTCAACGCGGCGCGAACTTTATGGCATCAACGTGTTCAAGGTGCGGGAGATCATTGAGATGCCCGCCCTTACGGTCATCGCCGGCGCATCGGACAACATCCTCGGCATTGCTGATATTCGCGGGCAAATCATTCCTGTCATTGACTTGCCCCGGCTGACGGGTTGTACACCGAGGGGCACACCACGGATCTTGCTCGTCACCGAGTTTGCCAGGACGACCCAAGGCTTTGCGGTCGAAGAGGTTGATGACATCGTTCGCCTTGAATGGGACCAGGTGTTGTCAGCAGAAGCGCATTCGAGCGGAAAGACCGTGACCAGCATCGCGCGTCTTGATGGAAACGTGGACGGCTCGCGTCTGGCTCAACTGCTTGATGTCGAGCAGATTTTGCGCGACGTGCTTCCGGGAAGCGAGCCTGATATTACTGAGGCCACCGTAGGCCGGGTCACTATTGCACGTGGCGCCAAAATTCTCGCGGCTGATGATTCGGGTGTAGCTCGCAGCTTGATTGAGCAGAGTCTTACTGCAATGGGCTTGCCGTTCATCATGGCGAAGACCGGTCTGGAAGCGTGGAACCTGCTGGAGGCGGCGGAAAAACGCGCGCATGCGTCGGGGCGCGCGGTAAATGACGAAATCGCACTGGTTTTAACAGACCTTGAGATGCCGGAGATGGACGGCTTCACGTTGACTCGCAAGATCAAGGGTAACGCCGCGCTGCGATCGATCCCGGTCGTCATCCATTCGTCGTTGTCCGGATCTGCCAATGAGGAGCACGTGAGAAAGGTTGGGGCCGACGCGTATATCTCGAAGTTCGTTGCGCAGGAGCTGGCGACCGTGTTGCGTGAAACTCTGGGGCAAGCCGTGGCGGCTTGATGCGCAGTACGGTGAGGGCACCGTGACAACGCGCCGAGTGCATCAGATCCATGGACTCAATGACACGCGCATGTTGGCATGCGCCCGGTGAGGGTTTGTTCCTCTACAGGAGATGACCCTGCCGCCGTAAAGCAGAGACACATGTACCGCCTGCCGGGTGCCGCAAAGAGTGCGGCCGGGTCAGATGCACCACACGTACTGATCTGCGAAAGGGCGTTCCCCGCAGTTGAAGCGTTCTCCTTTATGTAGACCGGAGCAGAGACAAATGAATCTCAAACAAATGTCGTCTGACTGAGCTGTGGTCGAACCACATTGTCTGGCGAAAATGTGGTGATGGAGCCGTGGTGATCGCCGACAGTGGCAACTCGGCGATCACGATCCTGCGGCGCATATGGGCGCTTCCTTCATACATCAACCAACTACCTGCAGCCGCGCACTGTCGCGCGGCAAAGCGGTCCATTCGACCTGATCGATGCACCGGGCACGTCACATCGCGTCACATCGCGCACGAAAGTTCGCTTCTTGCGCGACACGCTAATTAGCCCTTTGCCTCAAGGTTTAATAGGAGCGGCCGTTAATCATAATATCTAAAGCAGGTTGTCCATCGATTATCAGTTGGCACCGCTCATTCTTTCCGCATATCACCGGCAATACCATGAAGAAGCGCTTCAGTATCGGGCGGCTGTTGTTGCGCGTCGCATCACTGACGGTGATAGCACTGGTTTGCACGACGAGCGCGCGCGCCGAGGACGCGCCGAGCGCCACTGCTTCACCGAGCATGTTCACGCTGAGCGGCTTCGGAACCCTCGGGATGACGCATTCGAGCCTCGATAGCGCTGACTTCACCAGCAC
Above is a window of Caballeronia sp. SBC1 DNA encoding:
- a CDS encoding glycogen/starch/alpha-glucan phosphorylase translates to MDDTPTLQSPISAEHTRSGLGVAALQRDIVDNLTCLQGRYPEIATPHDWYMALAFAVRDRMMTRRVATTHAYVARGAKVACYLSAEFLIGPQLGNNLINLGIESNARDALHALGLDLDALVAIEEEPGLGNGGLGRLAACYLDSLSTLEIVAIGYGIRYEFGIFNQEIRDGWQVEVTDKWLQKGNPWEILRPDVAFYVNFGGRTESGTDAQGRLCVRWIPAYTVKGVACDTPMPGFRVNTCNTLRLWKSEAVESFDLHDFNAGDYYEAVHEKVRSETLSKVLYPNDEPEAGKRLRLAQQYFFVSCSLQDMLRLLALKGEPIGRLADMFTAQLNDTHPSIAVAELMRLLVDERQVPWDEAWEITRRALAYTNHTLLPEALETWALPLFQDLLPRLLEIIYEINRRFLDEVRQRYPGDDARIARMSLIDESGAKRVRMAHLATVGSHAINGVAALHSQLLEQTVMRDFAELWPERFHNVTNGVTPRRFMMLSNPGLATLLDETIGEGWATDLARLRKLDEHADDAAFQDRWRRVKQVNKDALAARIRSATGIVVDPAALFDIQVKRIHEYKRQHLNALFIVTLYLRLRRNPQLALTPRCFVFGGKAAPGYAMAKLIIRLINGIAEVVNNDPVVDGRLKVVFYPDFNVKNAHFIYPAADLSEQISTAGKEASGTGNMKFMMNGALTIGTLDGANVEIREEVGDENFFLFGLTADDVERVKRADYRPSEYVSANDELHEALELIAGGHFSRGDREMFRPLVDNLLHADPFLVLADYAAYVSCQEDVSAAWQDTRRWTRMSILNTAYAGKFSSDRAIREYCEQIWKIRPVKIVLER
- the fliM gene encoding flagellar motor switch protein FliM, giving the protein MGHEEFMSQAEVDALLKGVTGETDMVVEQTSSSVARPYNLSAQERIVRGRMAGLEIINDRFARLLRGGIFHLMRRTAEISVGAIKVQKYSAFTRNLPIPTNLNLVHVKPLRGTALFVFDPNLVFFVVDNLFGGDGRFHVRVEGREFTATEQRIIGKLLDVVFEHYMAAWINVRPLTLEYVRSEMHTQFANVATPNEIVIVTEFSIEFGTTGGTLHVCLPYSMIEPIRDLLFSPHQGETLDVDRRWGRVLATQLQAAELEVTVDLVDIPTTFEKILSMRAGDVIPINLGEYVTAKVDSVPVMECGYGIFNGQYALRVNKMIASEEATKAVEY
- a CDS encoding chemotaxis protein, which translates into the protein MNNSQHDVEQRTNLAGNNRFELLLFRLGEAPNSTRRELYGINVFKVREIIEMPALTVIAGASDNILGIADIRGQIIPVIDLPRLTGCTPRGTPRILLVTEFARTTQGFAVEEVDDIVRLEWDQVLSAEAHSSGKTVTSIARLDGNVDGSRLAQLLDVEQILRDVLPGSEPDITEATVGRVTIARGAKILAADDSGVARSLIEQSLTAMGLPFIMAKTGLEAWNLLEAAEKRAHASGRAVNDEIALVLTDLEMPEMDGFTLTRKIKGNAALRSIPVVIHSSLSGSANEEHVRKVGADAYISKFVAQELATVLRETLGQAVAA